The proteins below come from a single Balaenoptera ricei isolate mBalRic1 chromosome 17, mBalRic1.hap2, whole genome shotgun sequence genomic window:
- the LOC132351938 gene encoding LOW QUALITY PROTEIN: TAF5-like RNA polymerase II p300/CBP-associated factor-associated factor 65 kDa subunit 5L (The sequence of the model RefSeq protein was modified relative to this genomic sequence to represent the inferred CDS: inserted 1 base in 1 codon; substituted 1 base at 1 genomic stop codon): MKRVCTEQIQMAVSCYLKRRQYGDADGPLKQGLRLLQSTEEMATSLTVQSESGCANIVSAAPCQAEPQQYEVQFGLLWNFLTDSESQHSHEVMPLLYPLFVYLHLNLVQNSPKSTVESFYSCFHGMFLXNASQKDVIEQLQTTQTIQDILSNFRLWAFLDNKYVVLLQEDSYNYLLRYLQSDNNTALCRVLTWHIHLDVQPAKRTDYQLYASGGPSRGEGGGLEPADVPVPILQNEATLEVLQEXLKRVKDSPTSLTTICFYAFYNTEQLLNTAEVSLDSKLLAAGFDNSCIKLWSLRSKKLKSEPHQVDVSRIHLACDILEKEDDEDDNAGTEMRVLRGHCGPVYSTRFLVDSSGLLSCSEDMSIRYWDLGIFTNTVLYRGHAYPVWDLDISPHSLYFASGSHDCTARLWSFDRTHPLRIYARHLADVDCIKFHPNSNYLATGSTDKTVRLWSTQQGNSVRLFTGHRGPVLSRAFSPNCKYLASAGEDQRLKLWDLASGTLYKELRGHTDSITRLTFSPDSSLITSASMDNSVGVWDIRSAHCSAPADGSSSELVDVYTGQMSNVLSMQFMACNLLLVTGITQENQEH; the protein is encoded by the exons ATGAAACGGGTATGCACCGAGCAGATCCAGATGGCCGTGTCCTGCTACCTCAAACGCCGGCAGTACGGGGACGCGGACGGCCCACTGAAGCAAGGCCTGCGGCTGTTGCAGAGCACCGAGGAGATGGCTACCAGCCTCACAGTCCAATCAGAATCTGGTTGTGCCAACATAGTGTCTGCGGCCCCTTGCCAGGCAGAGCCCCAGCAATATGAAGTGCAGTTTGGACTGCTGTGGAATTTCCTCACCGATTCTGAATCCCAGCACAGCCACGAAGTGATGCCTCTCCTCTACCCTCTCTTTGTCTACCTCCACCTCAACCTGGTCCAGAACAGTCCCAAGAGCACAGTGGAAAGCTTTTACAGCTGCTTCCATGGAATGTTTCTGTAGAATGCCAGCCAGAAGGACGTCATCGAGCAGCTGCAAACCACCCAGACCATCCAGGACATCCTGTCTAACTTCCGGCTGTGGGCCTTCCTGGACAACAAGTACGTGGTCCTCCTGCAGGAAGACAGCTACAACTACCTTCTCCGCTACCTCCAGAGTGACAATAACACCGCGCTGTGCAGAGTCCTCACCTGGCACATCCACCTGGACGTGCAGCCCGCCAAGAGGACGGACTACCAGCTCTACGCCAGCGGCGGCCCCTCCCGGGGTGAGGGCGGTGGCCTGGAGCCTGCCGACGTGCCCGTGCCCATCCTGCAGAACGAGGCCACGCTGGAGGTCCTGCAGG ATCTTAAGCGTGTCAAGGACAGCCCCACCTCTCTCACCACCATCTGCTTCTACGCCTTCTACAACACGGAGCAGCTGCTGAACACGGCGGAGGTCTCCCTGGACAGCAAGCTGCTCGCCGCTGGCTTTGACAACTCCTGTATAAAACTGTGGAGTCTGCGTTCCAAGAAGTTAAAATCCGAACCCCATCAAGTAGACGTGTCCCGCATCCACTTGGCTTGTGATATCCTGGAGAAGGAG GACGACGAGGACGATAATGCAGGCACAGAGATGAGGGTCCTGCGGGGACACTGCGGGCCAGTGTACAGCACCAGGTTCCTTGTGGACAGCTCAGGGCTGCTCTCCTGTTCTGAGGACATGTCCATCAGGTACTGGGACCTCGGCATCTTCACCAACACCGTGCTGTACCGGGGCCACGCCTACCCCGTGTGGGACCTGGACATCAGCCCGCACAGCCTGTACTTCGCCAGCGGGTCCCACGACTGCACAGCCAGGCTGTGGTCATTTGATCGGACGCACCCGCTGCGCATCTACGCCAGGCACCTAGCGGACGTGGACTGCATCAAGTTCCACCCCAATTCCAACTACTTAGCCACGGGCTCGACCGACAAGACGGTCCGGCTGTGGAGCACCCAGCAGGGGAACTCGGTGAGGCTCTTCACGGGCCACCGAGGCCCTGTGCTCTCTCGGGCCTTTTCCCCCAATTGTAAGTACTTGGCATCGGCGGGCGAGGACCAGCGGCTGAAGCTGTGGGACTTGGCGTCTGGGACGCTCTACAAAGAGCTTCGGGGCCACACGGACAGCATCACCCGCCTCACCTTCAGCCCGGACAGCAGCCTGATCACGTCGGCCTCCATGGACAACTCGGTGGGCGTCTGGGACATCAGGAGCGCGCACTGCAGCGCACCCGCCGACGGCTCGTCCAGCGAGCTCGTGGACGTCTACACCGGCCAGATGAGCAATGTGCTGAGCATGCAGTTCATGGCCTGCAACCTCCTGCTGGTGACTGGAATCACACAAGAAAATCAGGAACATTGA